In the Afipia sp. GAS231 genome, GATACAGCAATGGCTGGAACAAATGATGGTTGCGGCGGTCCACCAGCGTGATCTGCACCGGCGCGCCGGCGAGGCCAAAGGTGGTTTCCAGCCCGCCAAAACCGGCGCCGACGATCACCACGCGATGGGCTTTGTTCGGCGCTGTCGTCATGGGATCACGATCTCGGTTTCAGTTCTATTGTCGCATTGCATTATGCAGTCATTCGCAGCTCCGGTCCAAGACAAGTTTCAAGGCAAGTTTCAAGGCGTGTTTGCCAATCGATCGATAGCGAAAGCCTATCGTCGCGCTGTCAGGCATTCTGCGGTGCGGTCGCGGTCGCGACCCGCTTGCGTGCAGGCAGGAAGATTCCAGCCAGCGCGCCGAGCAGGGAGAGAGCTGCCGCAACCAGCATGGCCGAAGCGAAGCCGGTGCTGAAGCCCGCGGCCGAGCCGATGGCGCCGGTGCCGGAAAACACCGCGACCAGAAGCGCGACGCCGAACATGCCGCCGAGGAAGCGCGACATGTTGAAGACGCCGGATGCCTTGCCCATTTCGACCGGGTTGACCGAGCTCAGCACCGCGTTCTGAACCGCCGGCATCGACATCGACACGCCGATGCCGGCCACAATCAGCGGCGCGATCATCGTCGCATAGGCCGTATCGGGCGCGATGATCGCCGCGATCCAGAACAGGCCGATCGCCTGCATCAATAGTCCCGTCACCACCAGCGGCCGTTCACCGATCCGGTTGACGATGTTGCCGGCGATCGGTGCGGTCACGAACAGGGTGGCGGTCCAGGGCAACAACCGCAGGCCGACGCCGAGCGGTCCATAGCCGAGCGCGGACTGCAGGAATTGCGGCAGCAGGAACAGCACGCTGTACATCGCGCCGTACAGCAAAAATGCCGCGGCGACGCCCGACGACAGCGCCCGCGACCGGAACAGCCGCATCGGGACCATCGGCGCGGACGTCTGCAATTCCCAAACGACAAAAGCCACCGCCAGCAGCAATCCGGCCGCAAGCGCCGTCACCACTTCGGGGCTGGTCCATCCGGCGCCGTTGCCGCGCAACAGGCCCCAGACCAGAGCAAAGGCCGAAACCGCGACCAGCAGCAGTCCGGTGATATCCAGCTTTGCCGCCGGGCCGAAACTCTCTCGCAGCCGCGTCGTGACCATGAAGGTCGCGAACAGCCCGATGGGGAGATTGATCCAGAAGATCCACGGCCATCCCAGGGTTTCCGTGATGGCGCCACCGATCGCCGGCCCCGCCAGCACGGCAACACCCACGACACCGCTGAAGATACCGAGTGCGCGGGCGCGTTCTTCCTTTGGAAATGCCGTACTCAGCAGCGCCATGCCGAGCGGCATGATCAGTGCCGAACCCGCGCCTTGCGCGGTCCGCGCCACGATCAGCGAGAGGATGCCGGTCGACAGCGCGCAGGCGACGGATGACGCCACGAACAATAGGATCCCTGCGGCAAACAGCCGTCGTCGTCCGAACCGGTCGCCAAGGGCTGCGCCGGTCAACAGCAGCACTGCGAAACTGAGATTGAAGGCATTCACGGTCCATTGCAACGTCTCCATCGGCCCCCCGAACTGGGTGCGGATGGTGGCAAGTGCGGCGGTCAGCACCTGGGTGTCGAGCGCGACCATGAACGAGGCCAGCGAGGTGATGGCGAGCACCCAGTTCTTGTCGTTTCCGTTGTAAGGTTCCTGCATTCCCGTTCTCCATCTCTGCTGCGCCTGATGGCGCTTCCGTTGCAAAGACGAACCGGGAGAAGGGAAGGATGCGGTCGAAAATATATTTGCCGGGCCCGCATCCTTTGGCCGACCCCCAACGTCCTTGGGGTCGAGACGCGCTGCTTTCGCAGCGTGTGAACAAGGAGAACGCGATGAAACGGACCCTGATCAGGTACAAGACCAAGCCGGAAATGGCCGAAAAGAATGCCGAACTGGTGGCGGCGGTGTTTGCCGAGTTGAAAGCGGCGCAGCTGGACGGTGTCCGCTATATGACGCTACGGCTGGAAGACGATACGTTCATCCATTTCGTCGAGAGCGCTACGGATGACGGCTCCAGCCCGCTGCCGAAACTGGCGGCCTTCCAGGCGTTCCAGAGCGGCATTCGGGATCGTTGCGTCGAGCCGCCGATGCCGCGTGGTGCTACAGTTGTCGGTAACTATCGGATGCTGGGCGAGACTTAAGGGCTCGGATGCGGGAGGCAGAATGACAGAGGTCTCTCAGGCTGCAGCGACCGTCGACATGGCTGCGCTTCTGGTCGCGATGCGGCCAAAGCTGCATCGCTATTGCGCGCGCATGGTCGGCTCGGTGATCGACGGCGAGGACGTGCTGCAGGATGCGCTGATCAAGGCGGTGGAGGCGCACGCCGCCGCCGGTGAGATCGGCAACCCCATTAAAAATCCTGAGGGCTGGCTGTTTCGCATTGCGCACAATACCGCGCTGGATTTTCTGCGCCGGCGCAACCGGCAGGAGGCGCTCCGGTCGGCCGAGGAGGTGGAGATGATCGTGGACCAGCTCGATGCCGTGACCAGCCGTCAGATCGCCACCGCCAGCCTGCGCACCTTCATGCGGCTGCCGGTGGCGCAACGCTCCAGCGTGATCCTGATGGACGTGCTCGGCTGCTCGTTGCGCGAAGTCTGCGAGGTCATGGAGTGCAGCCTGCCGGCAGCCAAGGCCGCGCTGCACCGCGGGCGAACGCAGTTGCGCGCCTATGCCGAGGAGCCGGAAGATGCGCCGCAACAGTCGCTGTCGGATGCCGATCGCGCGCGGCTCGGCGTCTATGTCGCCCATTTCAATGCACGCGATTTCGACGCCATCCGCGCCATGATCGCGGACGACGTGCGTCTCGAACTCGTCAGCAAGACCCGCCTGAACGGCAAGGCCGAGGTGTCGCGCTACTTTGGCAACTATTCAAAGATCAGCGACTGGCACCTGGTGCCGGGCGTGCTCGAGGGGCGTCCCGCCATCCTGGTATTCGATCCCAACGACCGTGATGCGGGGCCGAAATATTTCATGCTGCTGGGCTGGGCGGCCGGCAAGATCGCAACCATCCGGGATTTCCGCCACGCGTCTTACGTCATCGAGGGAGCGGAGTATCAGGTCTGACCGAAGCCTCACCGGCGGCCGAATTCTCCATTGGCCACCCGCGCGATCCGCGAGGTGGTGACCGATGCCGTCTCGCGACCCCGGAAGGGATTCTCAAGGTTTCGAAACGACTCGCCGGAACCCGGCGCCGGATCTTCGTAACGGCCGCTCGGCCAGAACAGCAACGCAAGCGTGAGCGCGAGATTGACGAGACCGCCGACGACCGTTCCATGATGTCCGGGTCCGAGCGACATCGCCGGGAATTTCATGGCGATCAAGTAGTCGATGATCATGACCGCGAACCATCCGGGAATGACGCAGACCGGATCCCAGCCGATATCCCTGATCCGCATGGCGTACAGCGTGAAGGTTAGCCACCCGAACAGGACTGCGGCGCCGAGGACCGGCCACGCGGCCAGGCTTGGGAGCGTTCCCCTTGGCATGTTCTGAATCGCGTAACCAGCGATCGCAAAGCAGATCGCCGTCATCAGGATTGCGACCGCGATCGTGGCGAGGAAAAAATGCAGCCGGCCAAGGCGCGCATTGAACCCGAACAGGAAACCCAGCATGGAACACCCGGTCATGTTTTGGGAGCAGTTGGCCACAGGAAGATTTCCGGGCGGTGCATCTGGCGGGGCGATAGCGAATGCTGGCTTACACACGCTTTACGGGATCCCTAAAATTGTCTGCAACACGGGGGGTAAGTCTGCCCGAACCTTCGGTTGGGCTCCGCCGTGGCCCGGGCAGCCTTCTGCGACAATCATGGCCCGCCAACCTGAACTATAATTCTTGCCATCCCCTCCATCAGCGAATTATGGTGCAGGCCGCTGGGGTATGAGCCGAAGGTTCTAAACGGGGCCGGCGGTTCGTGCTTGCTGCTGGCTTGCGATTTCGCGCACAAAACACCTCACCTATAAG is a window encoding:
- a CDS encoding DHA2 family efflux MFS transporter permease subunit, whose product is MQEPYNGNDKNWVLAITSLASFMVALDTQVLTAALATIRTQFGGPMETLQWTVNAFNLSFAVLLLTGAALGDRFGRRRLFAAGILLFVASSVACALSTGILSLIVARTAQGAGSALIMPLGMALLSTAFPKEERARALGIFSGVVGVAVLAGPAIGGAITETLGWPWIFWINLPIGLFATFMVTTRLRESFGPAAKLDITGLLLVAVSAFALVWGLLRGNGAGWTSPEVVTALAAGLLLAVAFVVWELQTSAPMVPMRLFRSRALSSGVAAAFLLYGAMYSVLFLLPQFLQSALGYGPLGVGLRLLPWTATLFVTAPIAGNIVNRIGERPLVVTGLLMQAIGLFWIAAIIAPDTAYATMIAPLIVAGIGVSMSMPAVQNAVLSSVNPVEMGKASGVFNMSRFLGGMFGVALLVAVFSGTGAIGSAAGFSTGFASAMLVAAALSLLGALAGIFLPARKRVATATAPQNA
- a CDS encoding sigma-70 family RNA polymerase sigma factor translates to MTEVSQAAATVDMAALLVAMRPKLHRYCARMVGSVIDGEDVLQDALIKAVEAHAAAGEIGNPIKNPEGWLFRIAHNTALDFLRRRNRQEALRSAEEVEMIVDQLDAVTSRQIATASLRTFMRLPVAQRSSVILMDVLGCSLREVCEVMECSLPAAKAALHRGRTQLRAYAEEPEDAPQQSLSDADRARLGVYVAHFNARDFDAIRAMIADDVRLELVSKTRLNGKAEVSRYFGNYSKISDWHLVPGVLEGRPAILVFDPNDRDAGPKYFMLLGWAAGKIATIRDFRHASYVIEGAEYQV